GAGCGTGCTAAAACGGAAAACAAATATCTTGAATATGGAGTAAGGAATCGTATCTTCAGGAATTATATTTCCCATGTGAATTACAAAcactataaatatatgttaattaaaatcatacatggagaaaaaatgaaaatataaattgagaCACCGAAATtgaaaagtaaataagtaagaaaatatcgaaaagaaaacaaattaaaaaataaaacacatttctcattttatactATTCCAagagtattaattaatataattaatggtcaaatataattaattaaataataaaaacatacatATACAATGCGTGAaaaatcaaagtacaaaattttgattatattattttgttatacatgtatgcgtataacaataatttagtatttttaaatactataatcttaaatactacaatacaaaataatataatcgaaattttgtagataaaattaaaaaacaaataataaataaaaaagcagACATACCTACTCCCTCCAGTCGTTTAATATTCTTGCTGGTTTTGAGATACACCTTGCGGATAAAATAGAAAAGCCCGCCGATAATGACAATGGGTATCAGAAAAATGGGATTAACCGTACAGGTCACTACTAGCGACCCGACCATCATCATGTTCATCTGGCCGGCATCCAAGATCGCTTTAGGCAACAATTCGTCTATCGCGCCCATATCCTTGGAGAATCGATTAAGGATCCTGCCGCTCGGATTAGTGTCAAAGAATCGCATTCCCGTGCGAATTAATGCACTGAACATCATATCGTGTAGGCGCTGACTGCACATTATGCATGTCTTGTAAAAGACCACCGATCTCGTGATGCCGATGATGAAGATGGCAAATACGATACCAGTGTAGatgtagacgtaattaatcaccGTTGGATCTTCGATGGCAATGTGTTTATCTGTATTTGTCACGTTCATGTTGTCCGTTTGGTTCAAGCTAAGATGCTTGGCTTGGAAGTCTTGTGTTTCTACATAATTAAGcctggaaaaatttttaatcgagaagaaaaattattaatcaatgaaTAAAGCGACTGAAAAtggcaaaattaatttaaacatttttacttaatatttatgttaaatttaagcGAGTGTGAAAAACTAATGTGTAGAgatttacagatttttttaaaaattgagaaaatattagAAGAAGTGAAAAAATATCACTTGTTAAAACAACGacgtaaataaaaaagcaataattattaatttaaatgttttcaatcattaaaattgtgtaatagtATTGTTAAATGAGCTTTAGGTTATCGattgtaaagaaataaaagtatcCTTAACTTTTtagtgtattaaatttttatcagaattcTCTTTTCTTAGCAACGTAAGAATGACCATTTTTAAGTTACGTTGTTATAGCAAATGATAATACGATATATGTAACAGATAATTATTTACGTaggaaatgtttctttaattaattaaatagtttcCATACCATAGTAGCATACTCACAAGAAAGGCACAAAGTAGTCGCTGAGACTGACGATGGCTTGCGTAATAAGAAACAAAAGCAGAACGATGAAAGCCATGTATAAGTTGGCTCCggttttgaagaatttgataaatatagaaCCCTTGACCATGCCGCGCGATGTTGCCTCGAGACCGTCATTCAATTTCTCGGCGTCTTCGTCTTCCTCTTCGTCGTCAGTGCCGCCGCCACTAGCTTCTGGAGTTCGACTctgaagaaattttatctttagtAATATTAACCATTTTCTTTCGCGCACGCGTATATGTATCATTTggatgtgttatttattattaataataaatactaaaaacgAAAACTGTGAAAAATCGGTTTATCTGATCCAAATTGTTTTTTACTTGAAGATTTCTAATATTTTGCAAagctctttcttctctttctctctttcctccctctttctcctttcttcgtaatttttatcagaattgTATGTCTTTCTAGCTGTACTTACTCTGTTACTAGTGGAAGAAAATTGTCGTCGCAGGCTCATACTCTTTTCTAAGGACGAGTCATCAATTGGTTCGTTATCTGATGCCAGAAGTATGGAGTACTCAGGTCGATATTCCAATAAGTCTTGATaatgtgagaaatattttatttttccctGTTCGAGTAGAATAATGGCGTCCACTCCCTTAATATACTGTAGCTGATGCGTCGCCAAGATTCTCGTTTTACCGGCCAGGTATCTCTGAATGCATTCGTGAAACAGATGCTTGCTGACATGTGCATCGACCtggaattttaaacaaaaagtcCTTCATCAGGATTCATATTCAAAATGCAAAATCCTGCATCGTTGTTATTCATCTTATTAAATCAACTTTTATTCGCTTTCTTCTGAAATTCACTATTTGGAAACGGTGACAACCTGTCTTCTCTACGCCACGTCTGAAAGAATGATAGTAAAATATTGACTTAATCGACGATTAAGCTCACCGCACTCAAAGGATCATCCAGCAGGTAGATGTCTGACTGCCTGTACAGAGCTCTAGCCAAGTTGATCCTGGCTTTCTGACCACCGGATAACGAGCTGCCACGTTCACCCACAACGGTCTGATCACCTTGCGGGAACTGCTTAAAGTCGCGTATCAAGGCGCAAGCTTTGACCACCTTCTGGTACCGTTGGCGTTCGTAAGATTGTCCGAATAGTATATTTTGTCGGACGGTGGCACCGAAGACCCAGGCTTCCTGACTAGCGTAGCTGACGCTACCGTTGACTTTCGCTTGACCTTCCGTCAGGTTGAGTTCTCCCAGAATAGCGGACAAGAACGAGCTCTTGCCGCTGCCCACCATACCAATCACCGCGTACAGCTTTCCCTTCTCTAATTCCAAATTTAAATTGTCCAGGGTGTTCTCCGATTGTTTCTCCTCCCACTTAGCAGTAACATTAATCATGTTGATGTCCCAGTTCGTATCGGGTATGGATGATTGTTTCTTCTCTGTAAAGTTTTATTCTGAGATAGATTTTACGAGAATGAAAAGGTATTGAAAATATGAAAGTAGTACACCACGagtcttaaaaaaattctagaaaatgtCTCTAGAAAGATTAATATCTCTTAAACACAGCACTGAATCTGAGAAACTCTGTACAAAATTTCGCTTAATTGCTATGTGAAGAGGAAATGAAGTAGACGGTTTGGGTGagggaaaattttgaaattttacctCCAACATAATTAGCGGTGTTTCTCAGCAAGTCGCTGGCAACGACCATCAGACCGTTATGCTTTTTGCAGTCGTTATTTTCACCCGAGTCGTCCTCACGTGACTCTGGTTGATTTTCCACGACATCATCATCGATGTAGGGCAAATCCGGTTTGGAGGCTCGCTTGAAATCCGAATTTGCGTAGGACGCCTTGGAGATAACGACGTTATTACCTTCGAATTCATCTAACATAAGAAAGCTTTGCAGCCTACGTATGGCCACCATGCATTCAGCCAATTCGGCAAAACCGCGCACAAACATGCCGGTCATGTTGAACGCGAGGAGATTGAAGTAGGACGAGACGACGAAGATCTTGTCGGCGGTCAGTTCGTCGTTGAATATTAGTATGGAGACAAGAGTGCAGTAGAGCGCCATCCGAGTTGTGAAAAGATTGAAAGTCATGTAGATACCGCGGATGTACGAGCTCTTAGTGACTACCCGAAGCTCGAGCTTCCGCGCCAACTCGATCAAAGCGCAAAACGGCTTCTCCCACGCGTACATCTTGATCACCTGTACCCCAGAAATTATTTCATCCATCAGTCGAACTCGCTCGTCTGTCTTGAGAGCAGTCTGAAGACGGAACTTCGACGACAGCTTGCCGgtataagctaaaattgcaacAGTAAGAATTGGTGAACATCTATAGTAAAAGGGCTTAGAAGTACTGTCGCCTAGCTAAACTTATTATCTTCCCTGagatagtaatttattttactataaatttcaaAAGAGATTTCTTATACATGTTCGAAGATTTACATTGAAGCGGCACGACCACGCAGATAGCAGCGATGCCGATGAGACCGGGATAGCTGACATGCTGATAGAGAATATAAGCCACGATCAAAGCTGAGATAGGTGCCGACCACATGAAATGAATAAAGATGGAGACGAGATCGAATCTGTTGACATCGTTGGCTACTAAATTAACTACTTTGCCGGGTGCTGTCTCGCCCAGTGCGGTTTTGCTCAGACGGAGCGCCTGCAAAACAAACGCAAGAACATCTGTTACATAATCTGAGTAGCGACACGCCGACGAATCACATCGCAGAGGAAATATTCAAGTCATATAGATTTTAATATGGACACGTTTCTTTGaatcaattacaataaattagtCTTTTAAAGGCTTTGTTTCttgttaaagaatttaaaacaatttttaaactgacttctttattcttttgttgtaagtttttccatttcttctcttttttattatttaatttttttatttttttattttttggtagTGAAGGTATGTTCACTTTGAAGAGCTGAAGTACGTGCTGAACGAGACTCCGCCACTTGCAGGGTCCTTCTTAGACACGACTTCGCATTCATTCTTTATCTCCTCCCCGTTAAATAGTCGTCTACTACATTATTTTGAATGACCAACCTTTCTGTATACCACGGAGCAGACGGCCACGCGAACTTTGGCGCCTACGTGGAAAGCGCCGAAGATCGTCTGATTGCCGGTTATCACGTACATACCGGTAGTAATGCACATACCAGCTGCAAACCACAGAGCATTCTGATATGTCTCTTCAGAACCCTTCCGAAAGTAGCGGAGGAGACCACCGAGCAGCAACGGCGTACCCATTCTGTGGAGTTTCTCgtgttaactttttatttgcaatattggccataattgattaataaatctACAATAATTAGTTACAAttgctttaattataattacattgtaattataattacaccaattgcaattaaagtaattacaatTATGATAATTGTTGAGTAGCAACTACATTTATgatcattattattatgtaattattattattgtatactattatattatactcaGGATTAGGTAATAAgtaaacaaaaagttataaaaattatagaaaaattaaagaataaaataaaaatgttaataacattaattttaattagttattttttaacccttaaacactctaatttttaattagttatttttaattagttattttttaacccttaaacatcctgtaaaatacggaaacacatttcactttcaaaaaaaaattatatcattgtcatttctataaaaaaatgtacttatgtaacaaggcgaatatgaggtatttttgatttaaattgtgtctaaaattgaaaattaatgtgtttcatgatatatttcggaaaaactcccttttctacagcattttataatattccaactttagacagagtatatgcgagttacatctgcaaaccgacctgttcaaacgtattttgtccaattttttttatgtaaaatactcacaaaaaaagtttcacttacacactatatgggtcgcattgaccctaacaaaactttgctgccgtgccattcgaattctagttgaccaaaaaagttgatcaaccatatcaatcgaaagaggagatttcaaactttttttacgtcttggtttgaacctcctatctcattccgtcttcacatagcaagcgttcaaaagtTCATATggtctctcagacccatttacgtgtttaagagttaaatacacaaacttaaatatattaactttatagagtaaatttattaatttttttctaacactgaattaaaaattgatttatataaaaaaaaattataaaaaaatacatatacattcccatataaagaaaaaacaatactattttattgtttcatCAATTCAATttaggaataaaatattaaattcatttgatccatattgtaattgtattatttagagcaatctaatttaaaaatttactattctaattttacaaaaataacgttttttaaaattaactttttaatcttaatgtaactgattgtgaattattaatttttttgtttatgcagtttttaactaaattaattttataagccactAATTTaactaacttaatttaattttaaaaactattaactgatttaatttataattgattattaCTATAATGATAGCACACATATAATACGTTTAAGATATCTCATAGCCTGAATTTATTAGATgagtattttcttttaaatatatttccttttcatatttgaaatattttattgtttcacATAATATGTTTACTGATATCAGGTCAGAAacaatgtacaattttttattcaaacgcaaataaaataaagagtaatactaaactttttctcagattattttctcatgtgcaaaattaaataaaaataacagttttaattacaaGCTAATAATTAAAGTCCATATATTATTGGATTGTACATTTGAATTATGCACAAAGTTAACGCCATTGgccaaatgaaaaaaaaaataatatcttgcTAGATAGaggaaataaaatgtaaaagatttaTAAGAATGTGAACTATAGCAAGTACCTTATCACGAACTCATTGAAAATCTGTATTATTCCTAGCACACTGTACTCCCATAAGAATGTGCGAAAAATGGTCTTCAACAGACTCGGActgcgtttctttttttttgaattttccagcTCGATCTTCCATCGTCTGCAAGTATAACGACGTGTTATAATTTTTGTCACTTTTGTAATACAGCGACATAAAAAAAGGAGAGAACACGTAAAAgtttttctccttctttctacTGCTTCTTctttatcttatataattttgatactcACTTTTCCAATCGATCTCCTAGCAGCTTCGATCGATCGACTTTCAGAGGATCGAATAAATCTTCTGTTTCTAAAACTTTTCTGTATCCTGTCTTGAATAAACTAATTGTCCACCTGATTCAAAGCAATTTCCATATATTAGGTATTAAATATCTTACTGCTATCAAGTAACTATACAGATGACATAATGATaagaaaatgatatatttaaaactgaGAACTGAGAGATTAGAAATAGCTTCGAGGAGAATTGCGTTTTGCACATGACAACGCGGTTTTATTAAATTAGCTTCACAAGATGCAGCGTCACTTCCGAAGTCAAGGTAAATTTACGTGAAGATAAGAAATGATTCGAAGTAAAAATCAACCTCGCATGCTAAACAGCACGTACGTTTACATCATACACTTTGACACGAAATATTCTTCCGAATCGGCTAACGTCAATGAGTATTCCGTATCTGAATACTTATTAACACAACAAATCATTGTGACCCAAAAACTGAATACGCAAACGAATTGAATTGCGAATATTCACATATATCAAAGTATTTATCTAAATCACcgaattttgaaatgcaaaacaAATATAACGTATAACTTTATTGAATCCAAAGGACAAAAGCGATCGAAGCGAGTCAATATATAAGTAATTAGAACCGAAGGCAAGACTGCAGCTTTAGTCATTTGATGCCTAATCAATCCTAACTATCTCTAACCCTGGAGTGCTCTGCACTGTGATTCAATTTTTATCCAAGTGTTAATTCAAATTCAGAGTACagctttgttattaaaatttttaaagcttaGAATACCATTTAATagaagattttatttacatgaaaacAGTGTCAGTTCAGTTCTTTAAtctatatagtaaaaaaaaaagtattaaaaaattttcaactttgtgAGTGAATTTTTATCTAGAGTAGTGTTAATGTGAGACAAATATGAGCAATACTCCAAGGctaaatctaaaaatttgaaataaatctttatatattcaaaCATTCAACGTGCAAGTATTCAAGACACAGATACCAGACTCCACGGAGGATCAAAAGAATTTTATCAGAAGCAAGATTAATGACTCGGAGATTCGCGCAATTGCGTGATATGCGATTTTATGATTTATCGCTAGCActgcgttttcttttttttttgtataatgcaatatgatgtataattaaatttttggaaatgCTAAATTGCATGCGATTTAAATCTGCAATTATAATTCAAAAGTAAACtcgtaaacaaatatttattaaatattaatactgaaAAATGTCAAAACAAAAGTTATCTTTATGTCATAGgatttatatgttataaatgCACATTTGATACCTGAATgcttatttttaatacattgacatttaactataatttgttttttgaatttttttctaaaaatgtggTGTTTAACAGCGTAGAACAAGgaaaatatctttcaaaattgttatgaatattcgcaagtttttttttacgatacaATACGCAAGTTTTACTTACAATATATAAGATATGGAAAAactatatgttttttttattggcGTATAAGCAGTTTAACAATgcgcaataaaaaaactgacaTAATCCTCTATTTcgtaaaattacatataattcaaATGTTTACAATATAAACGGAACgtgataaaaaattgtgtttattacAAAGTTACGCACGATacaagataaaagataaaaatcgcGATGCGATATATATCGTGTTCACTGCGATTcttaaaaaagatttgaaattgCGATTATCACAATTGTGTGTATCGCACATGTCTACTCACCACCAAAGCAAC
This genomic window from Solenopsis invicta isolate M01_SB chromosome 13, UNIL_Sinv_3.0, whole genome shotgun sequence contains:
- the LOC105201722 gene encoding multidrug resistance-associated protein 4 isoform X1 yields the protein MDSSKTKSKPNPREKANIVSVLLWWWTISLFKTGYRKVLETEDLFDPLKVDRSKLLGDRLEKRWKIELENSKKKKRSPSLLKTIFRTFLWEYSVLGIIQIFNEFVIRMGTPLLLGGLLRYFRKGSEETYQNALWFAAGMCITTGMYVITGNQTIFGAFHVGAKVRVAVCSVVYRKALRLSKTALGETAPGKVVNLVANDVNRFDLVSIFIHFMWSAPISALIVAYILYQHVSYPGLIGIAAICVVVPLQSYTGKLSSKFRLQTALKTDERVRLMDEIISGVQVIKMYAWEKPFCALIELARKLELRVVTKSSYIRGIYMTFNLFTTRMALYCTLVSILIFNDELTADKIFVVSSYFNLLAFNMTGMFVRGFAELAECMVAIRRLQSFLMLDEFEGNNVVISKASYANSDFKRASKPDLPYIDDDVVENQPESREDDSGENNDCKKHNGLMVVASDLLRNTANYVGEKKQSSIPDTNWDINMINVTAKWEEKQSENTLDNLNLELEKGKLYAVIGMVGSGKSSFLSAILGELNLTEGQAKVNGSVSYASQEAWVFGATVRQNILFGQSYERQRYQKVVKACALIRDFKQFPQGDQTVVGERGSSLSGGQKARINLARALYRQSDIYLLDDPLSAVDAHVSKHLFHECIQRYLAGKTRILATHQLQYIKGVDAIILLEQGKIKYFSHYQDLLEYRPEYSILLASDNEPIDDSSLEKSMSLRRQFSSTSNRSRTPEASGGGTDDEEEDEDAEKLNDGLEATSRGMVKGSIFIKFFKTGANLYMAFIVLLLFLITQAIVSLSDYFVPFLLNYVETQDFQAKHLSLNQTDNMNVTNTDKHIAIEDPTVINYVYIYTGIVFAIFIIGITRSVVFYKTCIMCSQRLHDMMFSALIRTGMRFFDTNPSGRILNRFSKDMGAIDELLPKAILDAGQMNMMMVGSLVVTCTVNPIFLIPIVIIGGLFYFIRKVYLKTSKNIKRLEGVARSPVFTHLNATLNGLTTIRAYCAQDILKYEFDKLQDVHTSTTYMFIVTSTAFGFFLDMFCFIFSSLVTFSFLLINQSFSSGEVGLAITQVMAMTGLIQWGMRQSAEVANQMMSVERVLEYIQLPAEPNVRDRGAYVKKKDKNEALLSNVPKTWPEDGCIKFRNVYMRYSDEDSPVLKGLNLVIYPGEKVGVVGRTGAGKSSLILALFRLAKVEGIIEIDGMDTGTIALEDLRRKISIIPQDPVLFSGTLRRNLDPFNEFSDTDLWMALEEVELKEGVTINGNGLESRVFDRGSNFSVGQRQLVCLARAILRNNRILMLDEATANVDPHTDALIQRTIRKKFATCTMLTVAHRLNTIMDSDKVLVMDKGRLAEYDHPHMLLKNSYSQFTSLVRETGPGMHDQLAKIAKESYVHKYGGT
- the LOC105201722 gene encoding multidrug resistance-associated protein 4 isoform X2 gives rise to the protein MSAIPVSSASLLSAWSCRFNVNLRTSYTGKLSSKFRLQTALKTDERVRLMDEIISGVQVIKMYAWEKPFCALIELARKLELRVVTKSSYIRGIYMTFNLFTTRMALYCTLVSILIFNDELTADKIFVVSSYFNLLAFNMTGMFVRGFAELAECMVAIRRLQSFLMLDEFEGNNVVISKASYANSDFKRASKPDLPYIDDDVVENQPESREDDSGENNDCKKHNGLMVVASDLLRNTANYVGEKKQSSIPDTNWDINMINVTAKWEEKQSENTLDNLNLELEKGKLYAVIGMVGSGKSSFLSAILGELNLTEGQAKVNGSVSYASQEAWVFGATVRQNILFGQSYERQRYQKVVKACALIRDFKQFPQGDQTVVGERGSSLSGGQKARINLARALYRQSDIYLLDDPLSAVDAHVSKHLFHECIQRYLAGKTRILATHQLQYIKGVDAIILLEQGKIKYFSHYQDLLEYRPEYSILLASDNEPIDDSSLEKSMSLRRQFSSTSNRSRTPEASGGGTDDEEEDEDAEKLNDGLEATSRGMVKGSIFIKFFKTGANLYMAFIVLLLFLITQAIVSLSDYFVPFLLNYVETQDFQAKHLSLNQTDNMNVTNTDKHIAIEDPTVINYVYIYTGIVFAIFIIGITRSVVFYKTCIMCSQRLHDMMFSALIRTGMRFFDTNPSGRILNRFSKDMGAIDELLPKAILDAGQMNMMMVGSLVVTCTVNPIFLIPIVIIGGLFYFIRKVYLKTSKNIKRLEGVARSPVFTHLNATLNGLTTIRAYCAQDILKYEFDKLQDVHTSTTYMFIVTSTAFGFFLDMFCFIFSSLVTFSFLLINQSFSSGEVGLAITQVMAMTGLIQWGMRQSAEVANQMMSVERVLEYIQLPAEPNVRDRGAYVKKKDKNEALLSNVPKTWPEDGCIKFRNVYMRYSDEDSPVLKGLNLVIYPGEKVGVVGRTGAGKSSLILALFRLAKVEGIIEIDGMDTGTIALEDLRRKISIIPQDPVLFSGTLRRNLDPFNEFSDTDLWMALEEVELKEGVTINGNGLESRVFDRGSNFSVGQRQLVCLARAILRNNRILMLDEATANVDPHTDALIQRTIRKKFATCTMLTVAHRLNTIMDSDKVLVMDKGRLAEYDHPHMLLKNSYSQFTSLVRETGPGMHDQLAKIAKESYVHKYGGT